The following nucleotide sequence is from Flavobacterium sp. N1736.
ATAATTGGAGATTTATCTTTTAATAGATCGGTAATTTTATTAGCAGACCATAACAAAGAAGGATCGATAGGTTTTATTATTAATAAACCATTAAAGTATACTATTAATGACCTAATTCCTGAGATTGATGCCACTTTTAAGATATATAACGGCGGTCCTGTAGAACAGGATAACCTTTATTTTATTCACAATATTCCAGAATTAATCCCGAATAGTGTCGAGATTTCTAATGGAATTTATTGGGGAGGTGATTTTGAATCGACCAAAGACTTAATAAACGACGGATCTATAAATAAAAATAACATTCGTTTTTTCTTAGGATATACAGGTTGGGATGAAAATCAGCTTGAAAGTGAAATGCAGGGCAACTCCTGGATTATTGCTGATAATAATTACAAAAATAAAATAATCGGAAAATCTACCACTCACTTTTGGAAAGAACAAATTATTGAGTTGGGCGGAGATTACGTTATTTGGTCGAATGCACCTGAAAATCCATATCTGAATTAATTTTCAGAAATGGATTCATTTAGTTTTTGCACTAATAAATGAGCCAGATCATTTTTAAATTCCTTTTTTCGATACTTCGTTATCGGCTGTATTCCCATGATTACATTTGTTAGAAATAATTCATCCGCTTTTTGAAGATCAAATGGCGAAATTATTTCTTCAGAAACCTCTATATCAGCAACTTTCTTCGCTAAAGCCAAAATTTGTTTACGCATTACACCATTCAGACAGCCTTCAGAAACCGGCGGCGTGATCAATTTTTTGCCCGTTAGCATAAATAAATTTCCCTGTAATACCTCCACTACATTTTTTGTATCGTTAAGTAAAATACAATTCTCTAAACCATTTTCATGAGCAAAAATACTTCCGGTAACATTGATCATTTTATTTGTCGTTTTAATAGACGATAATAATTGTTTGGTTACGTAGAAATCTTTATACAAATCAACTTCATAAGAAGCTGTATTTAATAGGTAATTCGTATTATCAAGGGCAGTTGCATGAATCAAATATGAAATTTCATTCGTTTTTGGCAAATATAGACCGCCATCATTTCTAAAAACGGTAATTCGTACTCTTGCCGATGCAGAAAGTTCATTTTGCTGAACGAGTTTTAAAACTTGTTCTTCAAAAAATTCCATTGTAAAATTCATTGGAATTTCCATTCTAACAACACGCATCGAAGCCATTAACCTGAAATAATGATCTTCGAGGAACAAGATTTTGTTATTGATTATTTTTAGTGTTTCAAAAACACCATCTCCATACAAAAACGCACGATTTTGAGTTAATACATTATCATCCTGCGCTACTATGTTTCCGTTAAAATTGATCATAAAAAAAACCCTGAATTTTGTTCAGGGCAAATATAAGGCATAAAATAGACTTTTACTAAACTGATCCAATAAGATGTTTCAGATCTGAGATCTGATTCTCCCACAATTGTTTAGCCTCGCCTACTTCTTCTTTTTCTGCAAAATCAACTACCATTAATGATACATCTTTAGTTAATTCATCAACTAAAATATGCAGCTCAAAAAAGTATTCAGTATCCTTACTGCTTTCATCGACCCATTTAAACTTTACTTTTTCACCGGTTTTTTTAGACGCTAAACGTGCTTTTTCCTGCGAATCGTTCCAAATAAAAGTGAAAAATTCACCTCTTGAATTTACATTGTCAGCAAACCATTCTGATAAACCTGACGGAGTTGATATATATTGATATAATAATTGCGGCGAAGAATTTATTGGAAACTCTATTTCGTAACGTATTTTTGAATCCATGTGCTACTTTTAATTTTTTCGAAATATAAGAATATATGTCCAAAAACAATGCGTTTTTAAAAATATTTTTTTTTCTTCATTTTATGCTTGTAAGCTTTAATATTATTTTTATATTTGCACCCGCAATGAGGAACACGGTTCACTTGCAATTTTGGCGAGGTAGCTCAGTTGGTTAGAGCGCAGGATTCATAACCCTGAGGTCACGGGTTCAACTCCCGTCCTCGCTACAAAAAACAAACCCCTAATCATCAATTGATTAGGGGTTTTTTATTAAAAATAGTTCTTCACCGGATGAAAAATTAGAGCGAAATTTTAAATAATCAGATTATAACTCTAATAATTAAATATTTTTTAGTACTTTTTTAGTGTCATATAAAACTCAACATGCTAATATTCATGTTCGAACATTCGGAAAAGTTAAAACGTTATAAATATGGATATAGTAAAATTTAAAATCACATCAAAAACGATAAAAGTAGAAGTACGTAACTCGAATAATTACGTTTTTAATTTTAATACTGCTTTAGAGATCGCTAAAGAAGACAAAGATGTTTTATTAAAACTATATAATGCTTTAGATATTCTTTTTAAGAAAGAAACTCCGGCTGAAGCAAAAAACTACATTTCGCCTAATCAAACCAATATATTGGATCAGATTTCTGCTGTTGATCGTTTAGAAGAAGAAAAATAAACAATTAATTTATATCACTTTGACTAATACCCCAACAAAGTCCTAACCTTTACTTTATAGGTTTCACCAATTGGCAATCGTTTTTTACCAATAACAATTTTGCCTTTTTCGAGATAATCGATGCAATTGAGGTTAACGATAAAAGACCTGTGAATACGCAGAAAATGTTCAGGAGATAAAAGCAATTCCATATTTTTCATGGTTTCAAGTGTAATGATTTTTCCTGATGCAGTAAAAAAGATTAAATAATCGCCAAGTGCTTCAATGTACAATATAGACGAAAGATCTGTTTTATGAAGACGATGCTCTGTTCTTAGCATTAAATGCCCTGAACAACTGCCAAGACTATTATGAATTCGTTCTTTAGCTTTTTCGGCAGCTATTAAAAAACGGTCAAAAGTTATGGGTTTTAGTAAATAATCGATAACATCATTATTGAAACCATCTACAGCATATTCCGGATAGGCAGAAGTTATAATTACTTTTGTGGCGGTTTCTTTTATCAGTTCCATTATTTCGATTCCTCTGATTTCCGGCATTTGAATATCCAGAAAAAGAAGATCTGCATTTCCGTTCAAAACTGCTTTTAAAGCTTCTGTAGGTTCGGTTGTTTTTAAAGCAAGTACAAAACCGGGAGTATCAGCTACATAAGAAGCCAGCAAACGTATCGCCGGATGCTCATCATCAAGAATAATACATTTTATAAGTTTGTTATTTATCATTTTTAATTATGAGTTTTACAGCAAACCAAGCATTGTCTTTTTCAATTTTTAAGTTATGATTGTCTGGATATAGCAAGTCCAGCCTTTTTTTTACGTTTTCAATTCCAATTCCGCCTACAGCATCTGTGTTGTTTTTTGATGTTAGATTAGAACATTGAAAAAACAATTGTTCTGCATCACTTTTTAAGATTATTTTCAGCCATATTTGATCTGATTTTATCGCTCCGTGTTTAAAAGCATTTTCTATAAAAGGAACTAATATTAACGGAGGCAAAAGCTGTTGACCATCTTTTATATCAATTTCAAACTGAATTGCAGATGGTTTCTCAAACCGAAGCTGCTGTAAGTAAATGAACTTTTCGAGATAATCGACTTCTTTTTCTAATGCAATTTTTTCTCCGGCATCATATAACATATAGCGTAATAATTCGGCAAGATGACTAATTGCAGGAAGTGCCTGGTTGCTGTTTTCAAGAACCAGCGAATATATATTATTAAGATTGTTGAACAAAAAATGCGGATTAACCTGCGAACGCAAAAACAATAATTCGGTTTGTCTGTTTTGCAGCTGCAGCTTCACATTTTGCAAATCGCGATATTTTGAATATCTGATCAAATAAAAAACACATGCAAATGCAATATTGATTATTGCGGTAAATGAAACCAGATGAAAATGATTTCGGCTTCTGATTGGTGAATTTTCGATAAAACTTGTCCAGAAAAAACTTAGATAAAAAAAGGAAACCGAAAGCAATAGTATCAGGACAAAAATCGTCAGCATTTTTCTGACTGGATAAAACTGATGCAGCACCAAATAAGTGCCAAATGACAAACCATAATACAGCATCATATCAACGATAAACCGAAGCCAGGTTTTTAAATGATATCTTCCATAAGGAATGTCAAACCGACCGTGCACCAGATTTGGAAGTTGACGCATTCCGAATGACATCATATAAAAGACTATAAATGCAAGTGTAAATAAAAAAATCTTTTTTTTCATAACTCAAAGTTATAACATTATGGATTCTGTTTTTAGAATTTGGAGGCGTGTTTATCGATGTTTTTTCCGTGTTCACCGAAAAAATTAAAAATGCCTTAATGTTTGCTGTTTCTTTGATAATGAATTAATTAAACACTATCATGAAATCTATTATTCTATATCTCGTAACGGTTCTGGCCTCTTTAACCATCCATTTTTGCAAGGGTCAGAATGTCAATTCTAATTTCGAAAATTATTTTGAAACGCTTAATGTTTCCAATCAACATAATGGAAATATCCTTGTCTCCCAAAACGGAAAAACGATTGCAGAGCTTTCTTCCGGTTACGCCAATCTCTCTTTAAGACAGCCGTGTATCTCAATTTCAAGGTTTAATCTGGCATCAATTTCAAAAGTCATTACTTCAACCGCAGTTTTGCAGCTTAGGGATAAAGGAAAATTTAAACTTGATGATCCATTTGTTTTATATTTTAAAGATTTTCCGTTTAAAGAAATCACAATTCGGCATCTTTTAACGCATACATCCGGTTTGCCTGATCTTGAATTGTTTGAGGAACTTGTAAAGCATTTTCCTGATACGATTATAACGAACAAAAATGTAATTCCTGAACTTCAAAAATGGAAACGCGGCTTATACTTTAAACCCGGCGACAAATTTCAATATTGCAATACCGAATATAATTTACTGGCATTACTTGTTGAAAATAGAAGCACATTAAAATTTGGTGATTATTTAAACAAAAATATATTTCGCCCAGCCAGAATGTTTAATAGTTATTTAAGCAGTTATCCTGATTTTGATAAAAAAGATAAACTGGCAGTTACGGCACAGGCTAAACCTCATCCAGGTTATGATAGTACGTATGTTTCTGTAGATTCAATTTTGAGATATAAGTATTTGAATTACAACAACAAAGGCACCGTTGGACAAGGAAATATAATGACAACAACGACAGATCTTTTACTTTTTGATACCGCATTTTTTAATGGTAAATTATTAAAACCAAAATCAGTTACAGAAGCCCTGACTCCATTAATGCTCAATAATGGAAGCAATTATTATGGCAAAATGGATACGCTTGATGGTGAAGGAAAAATGACTTACGGACTGGGTTGGGAAATATTTGATCAGCCTTTATACGGAAAATCTGTGGGACATGGCGGTTATAAAATTGGGCTCGCGACATTTTACTGGCATAATATAGCTAAAAATCAGGTTATTATTGGGTTTGATACTACTGCCGGAAGTGAATTTGGACGATTTCTAACTTCTTCAATAGCCATTTTAAATGAAAAAGAGCCTTTGGAATTACGAACTTCAAAATCTCTTGTGACGCTTTATGGAACGGCGCTGGTAAAAAACGGCGCCGATTATGCAGCCGCAGTTTTAAACGCCAATAAAGGAGATAAAAAGTATTATTTTAGTGAATGGGAAATGAACGAACTCGGATATAATCTTTTTTACATGTCTGCTTTTGAAGGTCATCAGGAATTAGCTCTGGAAACTTTTAAACTGGCCACTTTTTTATTTCCGGACAGTTTTAATACGTATGACAGTTATGCGCAATTATTAATGGATTCAGGCAAAAATGAAGAAGCGATTATGATGTACAAAAAATCAATTATTCTTAATCCGGATAATGAAGAAGGAAAACAAAAACTGGCGCAATTACTTAAAGAGAATTAGTTTATATTAATTTGATTTTATGAATTTCAATTTTTATTACTTTTTAAAATCAGGCTTTTTTCAAGTAATTTGTTTACAATATCATTACATGTGAGAAAAATTGTATTTTTGTTTGAATATATAAAACATAAGATTTTCATATTTAAATTATGAAAATGTATTTTACAAATGCAGCAATGTGTTTTACCAAACCTGAAAATTTTTAAAGAATTTTGAATATCTTTGAACTATGAGCACACTAACAAAACCAAGTCATATAGGGCGAAAAATTAGCCGTATTCGTGAACTGAAAGATATGAAGCAAGAAGCTTTGGCGCAAGCTTTAGGAATATCTCAACAAACTGTATCAGCAATAGAAAACAGCGAAACAATTGATGATGAAAGACTTTTAGAAGTAGCAAAAGTGTTGGGTGTAACGGTAGAAGCAATTAAAAATTTTTCGGAAGAAGCTGCAATTAATTATTTTAATAGTTTTACAGATACAAAGGACAGTAATGTAAATTTTGGAAGTCACTGCACTTTCAATCCGTTAGATAAATTAATGGAATCAGTAGAAGAAAATAAAAAACTTTACGAGCGTTTGTTGCAAGCCGAAAAAGATAAAATTGAATATTTAGAAAAATTATTGCAGGCAAAATAATTTTTTATAAAAGATATATAAATTCAAAAGAGACTTTCGAGTCTCTTTTTTTGTTTTGAAAAATTATCTATTTTAACTTATATCGCAGCGCATTGTTGTCAGTATTTTTTTGAAGCCTGCTTTTTCGTATGCTTTCACTGCTGCTTCGTTTTCATCGTATACTTCTAGTCTAACCTCGGTAATTCCTTGCGATAAAACCCATTTTTTTAGATCTTCAAGTAATAAACCGTTAATTCCTTTTCCTCTAAATTCTGGTTTTGTAAACATGAAACCCAGATATCCGAATAATTCATGCTTTTGGTACGGTTTCGCAGATCGTATTTGTGCATATCCACAGCCAATAATTTCGTTATTATTTTCGACAACCATAACTTCTGTGGCCTTATCTGCTATCATATCTTCTATATTATAATAGAATATTTCGCCTTCTTTTAACGTAGGATCAAACGGGCGTTCTGCATTAACAAGCAGCTGAAGAAATTCAGCAAGCTTAGGCAAATCGGCATTTGTTGCTGTTCTGGTCGAGATATTTTTGCTGTTTATGCTCATGTTTAGGTTTGGTTTGCAGAAATTTATTGATGAATTAGTTATATTAGCAATAACAAAAATAGTGAATAATTTAAACCTTTCAGAAAACACAATTATGGCAAATCAATTCGAAGATACAATTCAGAAAGCCTACAATGCTTTTAACGAAAGAAATATAGACAACGCATTATCGACAATGCAAGAAGATGTGCAATGGTCTAAAGCCTGGGAAGGTGGTTACATAAGCGGACACGACGAAATTAAGCAATATTGGACAAGACAATGGACAGAAATAAACCCTAAGGTTGAACCAGTAGGTTTTGATGAAAGAGAAAACGGAAGTCTGGAAGTTAAAGTGCATCAGAATGTAAAAGATTTGCAAGGTGGTTTACTGTTTGATGGAATGGTAAAACATGTGTACACTTTTCAGGACGGATTGATAAAAACAATGGATATTGAATTGGTTGAAAATAATTAATTTTGCATTAAAATAAAAAAGATGTCAATAAAGCAAGAATCAGAATTAATAGGAATGAAAAAGATAAGTGAAGCCGTTGCTTTTACTTTGAAAGAAATGAGAAACTTTGCAAAACCCGGCATGACAACTAAGGAATTAGACGATTATGGCGGAAAAATCCTGAATGATTTAGGAGCAAAATCAGCACCTTATTTAACTTATGGTTTTCCGGGATGGACTTGTATTAGCGTGAACAATGAATTTTGTCACGGTATTCCGTCTGATAAAAGAATTCTTGAAGAAGGTGATTTAATTAATATTGATGTTTCGGCAGAATTGGATGGTTTTTGGTCAGATAACGGAGGTTCTTTTGTTATTGGTGAAGATAAAAACGGACATCAAAAACTGGTTGATGCTTCAAAAGATATTTTACAAAAAGCAATAGATAATATAAAAGGCGGCGTAAAAATTTCTGAAATAGGATATCTTATAGAAACCGAAGCTAAAAAAAGAGGTTACAAGGTTATAAAAAATTTAGGCGGACATGGTATTGGTCGCAGTTTGCACGAACAGCCTGATGAATTGCTAAATTATAAAAACAGATTTGACCAAAGACGTTTTAAGAAAGATTCTGTTGTAGCTATTGAAACTTTCATTTCAACATCTTCATCTATTGCGGTAGAACTTAATGACGGCTGGACGATGGTTGGCAACAAAGGCGGACATATGGCGCAACACGAACACACGATTGTTGTTACTAACGGCAAACCTATTATTTTGACCGAAATGAATGGAATTTGGAATTAAATATAAAAGAGATAAAAAGAGGTTTTCAAGCGTTTTTTTATCTCTTTCTTATATCGGGAATTTTCTCTGTTAAATTCTTCCAATATCGTTTTGGCATATGTTGAAGATGAAGTTTTGTGTTTTTTCTTGACTCAATATTTACACTCTTGAAATAATTTCGCCACAGGTTTTGAAAAAATTCTTCGTCTTCATCCCCAATTTCGGCTAAAAATTTTGATGAATCAGATTTAGCATTAAATTGTAATGTTACAGTCGATGTATTTTCAAGATCATAATAAATTCCATATTTACGTTTTGCATCATATATCAACCAGCGCTGATCTGCATACCGATTTTTAAAATGGCTTTCTATAAGTGGCAAAACATCGCATTCTGGCTCTACAATTGCATAATACAACTGATCTTTTGCCAGTTTAAAACGCACAAAGGCTTTCATTCTGTGACTTTCTTTTGTTGTATAACGCGAAGCTTTTTTAACGCCTAAAACATCATTATTACTTAAATCTTCTTCGATGTTTTTTGACGTTGAAAATACATACTTTACAAATCGAAATAAAACTTCTTCTATCTCATTTATTTCAGATAAAAAAGCACAATAAACATTTTGAAATCCTTCTGTAGAAAGCTTTTCTTTCAATCTGTTTACTACACGATTGGCTTTATCAACATTTGTTGTAACTAAATGTGTATTTGCAAAAAGCAAAGCGCCCGAAGATTCGTTTTTGGAAAAAACAATTTCTTCGAGTTTATATTCATAAATTTCGAATACCGCTGTGAGCCAGCCTTCGTAAGTACCATCGTAAATTACTTGTGTCATTTTGATTAAAATAAAGCAAGTTGATTCGAGAAATCATTTTTGTATTTACTTTTTTGAGTATTTAAAATATGATCCTTAATTTGATTGGAAGTGAAATCTTTCTGTAATTGAAATGGCGTTGCAAATGCCAGAAAATATTTGGCACGCGTATAAGCAATTCCAAGTTTTTGCAAATCCTGAGGAACAAGTTTTTTAAATTTTCTTGCTGCTACAATTTTCTGTGCGCCTAAATAACCAATTCCCGGAATGCGTTTTACAAGTTCTAAATCGGCAGTATTTATGTCAACCGGAAATTGATTCAGATTGCGCAACGCCCATCCTAATTTTGGGTCGATATCAAGGTCAAGATTTGGCTGATCGAATCCAACGATTTCATTAACGTTGAATCCGTAAAAACGAATTAACCAATCTGCCTGATACAAACGATTTTCGCGTATCATGGGCACAGGAGTTCCAATTGCAGGAAGTCTGTTGTCATAACTTATTGGTACATATCCGGAATAATAAACGCGCCGCATGTTCATTTGCTCATAAAAATAATTGGCCATACCAAGAATTTCCATGTCATTTTCTTTGGTTGCACCAATAACCATTTGCGTGCTTTGTCCGGCAGGAGCAAAAACAGGTGCTTTGTAGTTTAGTTTTTTTTCTTCTTTATGACCAACAATTTCATTTTTCAGATATATCATTGGCTTAATCACATCATTGTGATTTTTCTCGGGCGCAAGCAATTTTAGACTTTGCTCTGTTGGCATTTCGACATTTACACTTAATCGGTCTGCATACATTCCGGCTTGCTGCAGCAATTCGTCACTTGCTCCCGGAATCGCTTTTAAGTGTATATAACCATTAAAATTCTCTTCTAATCGCAATTTCTTTGCAATCCTGACCAACCGTTCCATTGTATAATCCGGATTATCAAAAATACCCGAGCTCAAAAATAAACCTTCGATATAATTTCTTCTGTAAAAACCAATTGTTAAATCAACCACTTCCTGCACGGTAAAAGCGGCACGTTTTACATCATTACTTTTTCGGCTTACGCAATAAGCGCAGTCGAAAATGCAATGATTGGTTAGTAAGATTTTCAGCAAAGCAACACAACGTCCGTCTTCGGTATACGAATGACAAATACCATGTCCGGAAGAATCTCCTAATCCTTTATTTTTGTTTTTCCTGTTGCTTTGACCGGAAGAACATGAAACATCATATTTTGCAGCATCAGCCAAAATCGCCAACTTCTCCATCACTCTTTCATGTACCATTTTAAGCTTCTTTTGTGGTTAAGAAATTAAATTTGTTTAACCTCAAAACTACTCTTTTAAGTCAGAAAGATTCTGGAATTGACTGTTCTAAATTGTATCAAATTTTGGTTGTAGGATTATATTTCTATATGTTGAGTTTTATTAATTATTTGTGTTTTTTAATTTCGAACTTCCAAATCCGTAGTTAATTCCAAACAGCGTGAAAAGTGTATTCTCCTGTCCGAAATTCTTACCATAAGTTCCTGTAAAGTATAGATTATCATTAAGTTTATATTCCATCAATCCCACACTTCTATCGCTATTTAGGCTATTGTCTTTTGAATATTCTCTTTTTAAATATTCATACGATATAGAAAAATCCTTTATGTTATATTGTATTCTGCCTCCATAATCAAAAGCGTTGGTTCTATTAAAAACATCTGTTGTATTGGCTTCTAAAACATTATCACTGATAAAACGAACTGATCCTATTATTGAAAAATTTCCGTTTAATAAATTATCATCAATTGTTACATTATTGATATTATACGCTCCATTTAACCAAAATCCACTTCTGTTAAAGCGCTTATTATCAGATTTATTATCTGGTAAAGCATCAGAATAAGCAAAAGCTCCGTCTAATTGAAAAATAGGCAGTTCTTCAAAAATTTTATAGTAACTCTGAATTTCTTTATCGTCATTTAAAGCTTTTTCTAATTCATTTGGCTGTTTTGCAATTAATGTTGTCATTTTTGCAATTATTTTAGCCTCTTCATCTTCATCAGCAGCATTTGCTAATTGCATTTCGAGTTCCTCTATTTCTTCCTTATAGGGTCTCAGCTCTCTTACTCTATCCGAATATTTAGAAAGCGATTTACTAATATTATCGGATTGAGTTTTGGTTCTGATCGTAATTAAATTCGTTCTAATACCAAAAGCAATATAATTTGTGTTTTTAAGTAAACTGCCTGCTGTAGAGTCATTAGAAGTTGAGGCTATCGAAACACTCATTTTTCTAAAGATTCCACTAAATATATTGGGTTTAGAGTTTTTATCTTTTGGAATATTAAGGTATTTACGAACACTGCTTGTCGAATCAGATTTAAATGTCCAAAAGGGTGAAAATTCCATTGCAAAGTTTTTTGGAATAGCTGTTCCATTACTGGTTAAACTCATTAATGATGCCGCAAAAGCTTTTGGATTTGTCGGTTGTTCGATAGATGTAGGTGCAACATCAAGAATTTGAAACCCCGGAGAATTGGGTGTTTTTAAATCCTTTAATTTAACCATTGATTCTTCTTGTGCCTGTACACTCGAAATAATGATCATATTGATTACTATTATTCTAATTATTTTTTTCATGGCTAAACTTGTCTTAATCGAATAAATTTTTTAGTTACAATTTTTTCTCCTGTATCACTTTTATATTTATAATCTTCCGGTAAAAGTTGGTAGCTTTTCTTTTCTTTTCCACCCTCTAATATATATTTTATACTCAGGTTTTTAAAGCAGTTTTCCCACAACTCTTTGTCAACAAGCCTTAAATCTATAACTGCATCTATAACCAATAGACCATTTGCCAATTCGTTAGCAATTCCAATAGAAGATTTAGGTATAAAATGTTCTCCGTTTTCAGATTTTCCTATAAGATGTCTTTTGTCATTTATTAATAAATTTACATCAGCTGTAACCAAAGCAGCATCATTTGTAATTATATTTACTGATATGTAAATTTGATTATTGTTATCTTCAATTGGGTATTTTACTACATTCATAATTACTATATTAAAATGTTATCTTTTATATTTCTATTTTCAATTTCCGAGGTTTTTATAATTTTTGACTGTCCATATATCTGATGATCTGTGTATCTGTAAGCCAGCCAACAACCACATTATTAGCATCTACAACAAACAAGTCTTTGTAATTTTTCTCATTCATTAATTTTCTGGCATCTTCAACTTTTTTAGTTTCACTTATTACATCGAACTGAATAACCGTTGGGTTCGCGGTAATAAAATCGGCAAGTGTTTGTGCAGGCGTTGCTTTAAGCAGTTCATCGCTAAATGTGCTCTTGTGAATGATGCATTTTATTTTTCCACCTTCTAAAATCGGAAGTCTGCTTTTGTTTATACTATCAAGAAAATCTCGTAATCCTTGTAAATTAAATGTAGTAATCATTGAGTTATCGGTATCGATAGCGACCATCGTAAATTTATCAATCATTACTTGCTTTACTAAAATATCATCTAAAATATCAGGAGATATTTTATTAATTATTTCATGATAACTTTTAGAAGCTGCTTCAAAACTTTCTCTTCCAAAATAAAAAGCAAGAAGAGTTCCAATCCAGGTACTAATTAAAGGGGCTAATAAACTAAACAATCTTTCCGGATCGCCGTCGCATGTTATCCAATATATTACAATTGTGATTAAAAGAATAAATGATCCGATAAGTAAAATTTTTGCTATTAGATCTCTATAAACTATTTTTGGCTGTGCCATAATTCCTCTATTTTTGATTTACTATAATTAAACTCCTTTTTTCAATAGAAATGACTTAATCAAAAATTACATAAGCCATAAAAAATACGTAAAAAACTAATTTCTTCTTACATAAATTAAAAATCAAATACCTCACAATCAGATTTTTAATTATTCCATCTCTTGGCAGCAATCAAATATCTAAAACATAAACAACCGGATGCTACAACCATTATTCCTCACTAACAAACAGTCAAATATATAAATTTTAACATTTTAAAAAACAAATCAAAAAGTAATATTTTAATTACACAATTGTTAAAATAAAAGTTACGCTAGAAAACCTAATGAGGCTCTGACTTAACAACTTTTCTTACATCTCAGATAAAATATTTTTTTCTAAAAAACACGTATTTCCACTTAGCAATTTACTTACAGCGCTATTAAAATTTGAATAGTGAATTATGAAAATAGTCTATATAAATCTTAAAAAGCATCTTAAAAAACTTCTTCTTCGTACTT
It contains:
- a CDS encoding GNAT family N-acetyltransferase produces the protein MSINSKNISTRTATNADLPKLAEFLQLLVNAERPFDPTLKEGEIFYYNIEDMIADKATEVMVVENNNEIIGCGYAQIRSAKPYQKHELFGYLGFMFTKPEFRGKGINGLLLEDLKKWVLSQGITEVRLEVYDENEAAVKAYEKAGFKKILTTMRCDIS
- a CDS encoding helix-turn-helix domain-containing protein, translated to MSTLTKPSHIGRKISRIRELKDMKQEALAQALGISQQTVSAIENSETIDDERLLEVAKVLGVTVEAIKNFSEEAAINYFNSFTDTKDSNVNFGSHCTFNPLDKLMESVEENKKLYERLLQAEKDKIEYLEKLLQAK
- a CDS encoding aminotransferase class IV, which gives rise to MINFNGNIVAQDDNVLTQNRAFLYGDGVFETLKIINNKILFLEDHYFRLMASMRVVRMEIPMNFTMEFFEEQVLKLVQQNELSASARVRITVFRNDGGLYLPKTNEISYLIHATALDNTNYLLNTASYEVDLYKDFYVTKQLLSSIKTTNKMINVTGSIFAHENGLENCILLNDTKNVVEVLQGNLFMLTGKKLITPPVSEGCLNGVMRKQILALAKKVADIEVSEEIISPFDLQKADELFLTNVIMGIQPITKYRKKEFKNDLAHLLVQKLNESISEN
- a CDS encoding serine hydrolase; the protein is MKSIILYLVTVLASLTIHFCKGQNVNSNFENYFETLNVSNQHNGNILVSQNGKTIAELSSGYANLSLRQPCISISRFNLASISKVITSTAVLQLRDKGKFKLDDPFVLYFKDFPFKEITIRHLLTHTSGLPDLELFEELVKHFPDTIITNKNVIPELQKWKRGLYFKPGDKFQYCNTEYNLLALLVENRSTLKFGDYLNKNIFRPARMFNSYLSSYPDFDKKDKLAVTAQAKPHPGYDSTYVSVDSILRYKYLNYNNKGTVGQGNIMTTTTDLLLFDTAFFNGKLLKPKSVTEALTPLMLNNGSNYYGKMDTLDGEGKMTYGLGWEIFDQPLYGKSVGHGGYKIGLATFYWHNIAKNQVIIGFDTTAGSEFGRFLTSSIAILNEKEPLELRTSKSLVTLYGTALVKNGADYAAAVLNANKGDKKYYFSEWEMNELGYNLFYMSAFEGHQELALETFKLATFLFPDSFNTYDSYAQLLMDSGKNEEAIMMYKKSIILNPDNEEGKQKLAQLLKEN
- a CDS encoding LytR/AlgR family response regulator transcription factor, whose amino-acid sequence is MINNKLIKCIILDDEHPAIRLLASYVADTPGFVLALKTTEPTEALKAVLNGNADLLFLDIQMPEIRGIEIMELIKETATKVIITSAYPEYAVDGFNNDVIDYLLKPITFDRFLIAAEKAKERIHNSLGSCSGHLMLRTEHRLHKTDLSSILYIEALGDYLIFFTASGKIITLETMKNMELLLSPEHFLRIHRSFIVNLNCIDYLEKGKIVIGKKRLPIGETYKVKVRTLLGY
- a CDS encoding START-like domain-containing protein, with protein sequence MDSKIRYEIEFPINSSPQLLYQYISTPSGLSEWFADNVNSRGEFFTFIWNDSQEKARLASKKTGEKVKFKWVDESSKDTEYFFELHILVDELTKDVSLMVVDFAEKEEVGEAKQLWENQISDLKHLIGSV
- a CDS encoding sensor histidine kinase; this translates as MKKKIFLFTLAFIVFYMMSFGMRQLPNLVHGRFDIPYGRYHLKTWLRFIVDMMLYYGLSFGTYLVLHQFYPVRKMLTIFVLILLLSVSFFYLSFFWTSFIENSPIRSRNHFHLVSFTAIINIAFACVFYLIRYSKYRDLQNVKLQLQNRQTELLFLRSQVNPHFLFNNLNNIYSLVLENSNQALPAISHLAELLRYMLYDAGEKIALEKEVDYLEKFIYLQQLRFEKPSAIQFEIDIKDGQQLLPPLILVPFIENAFKHGAIKSDQIWLKIILKSDAEQLFFQCSNLTSKNNTDAVGGIGIENVKKRLDLLYPDNHNLKIEKDNAWFAVKLIIKNDK
- a CDS encoding nuclear transport factor 2 family protein, producing the protein MANQFEDTIQKAYNAFNERNIDNALSTMQEDVQWSKAWEGGYISGHDEIKQYWTRQWTEINPKVEPVGFDERENGSLEVKVHQNVKDLQGGLLFDGMVKHVYTFQDGLIKTMDIELVENN
- a CDS encoding YqgE/AlgH family protein, with amino-acid sequence MISEKLKKGHLLIAEPSIIGDLSFNRSVILLADHNKEGSIGFIINKPLKYTINDLIPEIDATFKIYNGGPVEQDNLYFIHNIPELIPNSVEISNGIYWGGDFESTKDLINDGSINKNNIRFFLGYTGWDENQLESEMQGNSWIIADNNYKNKIIGKSTTHFWKEQIIELGGDYVIWSNAPENPYLN